From the Xiphophorus maculatus strain JP 163 A chromosome 20, X_maculatus-5.0-male, whole genome shotgun sequence genome, one window contains:
- the LOC106699871 gene encoding cysteine-rich with EGF-like domain protein 1 has product MEEKWLQRTLLPAVWLCSVLAAHQVNSCPHACSKCLGQENDLCKECKPGWARYNFTCVDIDECGTELGSCSPNSYCFNIEGSFECRGCDVACVGCMGGGAARCRKCAPGYKLMGSKCLDIDECGDRVLACHGLDEICVNTDGSFRCQCAEGFFRKDSVCLRKQLPNAQEKGLFEDLQDDEVEVLQQMFLGVLLCALATLAAKGDLVYTSIFMGAAAAMAGYWLSDRGGSVLNNILKGR; this is encoded by the exons ATGGAAGAGAAGTGGCTACAGAGAACGCTGCTGCCAGCTGTGTGGCTGTGCAGCGTGCTGGCTGCTCATCAGGTCAACAGCTGCCCGCATGCTTGTAGCAAATGTTTAGGACAAGAAAATGACCTTTGCAAAGAGTGCAAGCCTGGATGGGCTCGCTATAATTTCACATGTGTAG ACATCGATGAGTGTGGCACTGAGCTGGGTTCCTGCTCTCCAAACAGTTACTGCTTCAATATAGAAGGCTCCTTTGAGTGCAGAG GCTGTGATGTGGCCTGTGTTGGCTGTATGGGTGGTGGAGCAGCTCGCTGCAGAAAATGTGCTCCTGGGTACAAACTGATGGGCTCCAAGTGTTTAG ATATAGACGAATGTGGTGACAGAGTACTTGCCTGTCATGGTCTGGACGAGATCTGTGTCAACACAGATGGCTCTTTCCGCTGTCAGTGTGCTGAGGGCTTCTTCAGGAAGGACAGTGTTTGTTTGAGGAAGCAGCTGCCCA ATGCTCAAGAGAAAGGCCTCTTTGAGGATCTCCAAGACGATGAAGTGGAGGTGCTGCAGCAGATGTTTTTGGGGGTGTTGCTTTGTGCTTTGGCCACACTGGCAGCCAAAGGAGATCTGGTCTACACATCAATATTCAtgggagcagcagcagccatggCAGGTTACTGGCTCTCAGACAGGGGTGGTAGTGTCTTAAACAACATCCTAAAAGGGCGCTAA
- the LOC102236264 gene encoding uncharacterized protein LOC102236264, whose amino-acid sequence MFLFKSSLWCIVFSLCSSACGLEFIKYDRDAVICQQAFSDCTIRNGLYEQKDNHVQFEASFKLCCKAERNCALCLVLEAEIRNIPMDKDVENDNHSGTDEEDDNEDTTLERSSVMACYHDPASTIPRCKKVEFTVNYTTLAHQNSSKITIVITDEFHFGSQITVYPNIRLDAPSEQNVCSQESFQQHIPMCPVPKFHIDPVFKENYVELKIVGNNSRPSLCIKYEENGRCLSLAQTTIPIHSVAPCTCIQVWDKDDEGAVRSQLCHFDKIVKGSPPPLQHLMSKNVSVNVRLSKMGDRNTVLLWNLTAPCRLDGEVSLCLKPSSSENLAGVSNWKQNSMGLWVKQGAFENVDESISQCVMVKINRTHQEFGPFCTSDTSRWRWTLLIVGVLLVGCLTALMIHFLRDYVKKWVWSWRHGGFVRIGRKGHVVLLSPPDLDDTVSESVCLLGSQLCSQGFSVSVDQWCRKDQCTMGPLPWLYSQLQKLDNMGGRVLLVLTQKALEKTEEWTLLNNNGEGRDQQQMKSPYSDLFTASLFIIQAHKRLGRVAERFVLVKIDSHQTQSHSSDGRLPELLQGLPLFLLPSQSQSLTAELIVEEAETTRISWRRNI is encoded by the exons atgtttcttttcaaatCTTCCCTCTGGTGCATCGTCTTCAGCCTGTGTTCGTCAGCCTGCGGCTTGGAGTTCATAAAATATGACAGGGATGCAGTTATTTGCCAACAG GCATTTTCTGACTGCACCATCAGAAACGGTCTTTATGAACAAAAGGACAACCATGTTCAGTTTGAAGCATCTTTCAAGCTCTGCTGTAAGGCCGAAAGAAACTGTGCACTTTGTCTTGTGCTAGAGGCAGAAATCCGCAACATCCCTATGGATAAAGATGTGGAAAACGACAACCACTCTGGCACTGATGAGGAAGATGACAATGAGGACACAACACTTGAGAGAT CTTCTGTGATGGCATGTTACCATGATCCAGCCAGTACCATACCCAGATGCAAGAAGGTGGAGTTTACAGTTAATTACACCACTCTTGCTCACCAGAACAGTAGCAAG ATAACCATTGTGATCACAGACGAGTTTCATTTCGGAAGCCAAATAACCGTTTACCCCAACATACGACTTGATGCACCTTCGGAACAGAATG TGTGTTCCCAGGAATCCTTCCAGCAACACATACCCATGTGTCCag tGCCAAAGTTCCACATCGATCCAGTTTTCAAGGAAAATTATGTTGAGCTGAAGATTGTGGGCAACAATTCCCGTCCCTCACTCTGCATCAAATACGAGGAGAACGGACGCTGTCTG AGTCTGGCCCAGACCACCATCCCCATTCATTCTGTGGCACCTTGCACGTGCATACAG GTATGGGATAAAGATGATGAGGGAGCTGTGCGTTCTCAATTATGCCACTTTGACAAAATAG ttaAAGGATCGCCACCTCCTTTACAACACTTAATGTCGAAAAACGTCTCGGTGAATGTGCGCCTGAGCAAAATGGGTGACAGAAACACAGTGCTTTTATGGAACCTTactgccccctgcaggctgGATGGTGAAGTGTCGCTTTGTCTCAAACCGAGCAGCAGCGAAAATCTTGCTGGTGTGAGcaactggaaacaaaacagTATGGGACTTTGG GTAAAACAAGGAGCATTTGAAAACGTTGATGAAAGCATTTCCCAGTGTGTGATG gtgaaaataaacagaacacaTCAGGAATTTGGTCCATTTTGCACGTCTGACa CTAGCAGATGGCGCTGGACTCTCCTGATTGTCGGTGTTTTGCTGGTTGGTTGTCTGACAGCATTAATGATTCATTTCCTGCGTGATTATGTGAAga AATGGGTGTGGAGCTGGCGGCACGGTGGATTCGTAAGGa TTGGCAGGAAGGGCCATGTAGTTCTGCTGAGCCCCCCAGATTTGGATGACACTGTTTCAGAGTCAGTTTGTCTGCTGGGTTCCCAGCTCTGTAGCCAGGGCTTCAGTGTGTCTGTGGATCAGTGGTGCAGGAAGGATCAATGCACAATGGGACCTCTGCCATGGCTCTACTCCCAACTCCAGAAGCTGGACAACATGGGTGGTCGGGTTTTGCTGGTTCTCACCCAGAAAGCCTTAGAAAAAACTGAAGAGTGGACCCTCTTGAACAACAACGGAGAAGGAAGGGATCAGCAACAGATGAAGTCACCTTATTCTGATCTATTTACGGCCTCATTGTTCATCATTCAGGCCCACAAGAGGCTGGGCAGGGTGGCCGAGCGCTTTGTTCTGGTGAAAATCGACTCCCACCAAACACAGAGTCACAGCAGCGACGGGAGACTTCCAGAGCTGCTTCAAGGGcttcctctgtttctgcttcCCTCTCAGAGCCAGTCGCTCACAGCTGAACTGATTGTAGAAGAGGCAGAAACGACAAGGATAAGCTGGAGGAGGAATATCTGA